The proteins below come from a single Parageobacillus thermoglucosidasius genomic window:
- a CDS encoding DUF1097 domain-containing protein, which translates to MSSVLATGLLCGLWALLAPSLGLMTWAGFAGCTTFFAVGTGGVKGMVKAMLCNITGVGCGMLILWLSAVLEIPYSAAIFSGIITVVMCLAGKLPLINYTPGIFIGCFSTFAANGDWQVLLLSLLSGAVLGFLCVKLSEEFSCWYQKLSAKQRSLT; encoded by the coding sequence ATGTCTAGCGTTCTTGCCACCGGATTGTTGTGTGGATTATGGGCCCTGCTAGCTCCATCCCTTGGATTGATGACCTGGGCTGGGTTTGCCGGATGCACCACTTTTTTTGCAGTCGGCACGGGTGGTGTCAAGGGAATGGTAAAAGCGATGCTTTGCAACATCACGGGCGTCGGCTGCGGCATGTTGATACTCTGGCTGTCGGCTGTGCTGGAAATTCCCTACAGTGCAGCGATTTTTAGCGGGATCATCACCGTTGTCATGTGTTTGGCGGGAAAACTGCCGCTGATCAATTACACCCCCGGAATCTTTATTGGTTGTTTTTCGACATTCGCTGCCAATGGCGACTGGCAAGTTTTGTTGCTTTCACTGTTGAGCGGGGCAGTGCTCGGATTCCTTTGCGTCAAGCTTTCAGAAGAATTTTCGTGCTGGTATCAGAAACTGTCAGCGAAACAACGCAGTTTGACTTAA